The following are encoded together in the Nymphaea colorata isolate Beijing-Zhang1983 chromosome 14, ASM883128v2, whole genome shotgun sequence genome:
- the LOC116267457 gene encoding probable WRKY transcription factor 14 produces the protein MCSLFWQMENDQGDLSDILRANSGGGGGGGGARSGGGGGGDGGVGGGLLGTGGINTPTTSGYGWTFPTDPAVNFPTRPGDQIDDFSSVGCGAAHGQLLQESEMMNSMFYSGDNPLLVRKDNDSYSDNPFGDSLMGQEMKPCQLLTRMIQIGPRPKIPAPAHNASAPSSLSSPGSKPLSEALKVNSIGGSTENASLHMNSPRNPGIKRRKSQMKKVVCIPAPAAASNRPSGEVVPSDLWAWRKYGQKPIKGSPYPRGYYRCSSSKGCSARKQVERSRNDPNMLVITYTSEHNHPWPTQRNALAGSTRSQTMKAASASKAFTPPPSRTPNAEDAVKEESIRDNVNDTENEGCVKDEMGDVDKSMEIDDGELSQDFHESYRPTPPDLSQSDDFFSELGELEPDPLSLIFPHGLGDQKPNHEDSEDKDLDPFSLFEWSESSFSGARRGL, from the exons ATGTGTAGCTTGTTTTGGCAGATGGAGAATGATCAAGGCGACCTCTCCGATATACTAAGAGCTAacagtggtggtggtggcggtggcggtggcgcTCGGAGCGGCGGCGGAGGCGGTGGTGACGGCGGCGTTGGTGGTGGCCTTCTTGGTACTGGCGGTATCAATACCCCAACTACATCAGGTTATGGCTGGACTTTTCCGACCGACCCCGCTGTGAATTTTCCAACGAGACCCGGCGATCAGATCGATGATTTTAGCAGTGTCGGCTGTGGCGCTGCTCATGGTCAATTGTTGCAGGAGTCGGAAATGATGAATTCGATGTTTTATTCCGGTGATAACCCTCTGCTGGTTCGGAAGGATAATGACAGTTACTCTGATAATCCTTTTGGTGATAGCTTGATGGGTCAGGAGATGAAGCCTTGCCAGCTGCTAACAAGGATGATTCAAATTGGTCCAAGGCCTAAAATTCCGGCTCCTGCCCACAACGCTTCCGcaccttcttctctttcttctccagGCAGCAAGCCTCTGAGTGAGGCTCTGAAGGTGAATTCAATAGGAGGGTCTACTGAAAATGCTTCACTGCATATGAATTCCCCACGAAATCCTGGTATTAAGAGAAG AAAGAGTCAGATGAAAAAGGTGGTATGCATACCGGCACCTGCAGCAGCCAGCAACAGACCAAGTGGAGAAGTTGTCCCTTCAGATCTATGGGCATGGAGAAAATATGGACAGAAACCCATCAAAGGATCTCCATATCCGAG AGGGTATTATAGATGCAGTAGCTCCAAGGGTTGCTCAGCAAGAAAGCAGGTGGAGAGGAGCAGGAATGATCCCAACATGTTAGTCATCACCTACACCTCGGAGCACAACCATCCATGGCCTACTCAGAGAAATGCCCTTGCTGGTTCAACACGATCACAGACAATGAAGGCAGCCTCAGCATCAAAGGCCTTCACGCCTCCTCCATCACGCACCCCAAACGCAGAAGACGCAGTGAAGGAGGAGTCGATCCGAGATAACGTTAACGATACAGAAAATGAAGGCTGTGTGAAAGATGAGATGGGTGATGTTGACAAGTCCATGGAGATAGACGATGGGGAGCTGAGTCAGGACTTCCATGAGAGCTACAGGCCAACTCCACCGGATTTAAGTCAGTCTGATGATTTCTTCTCTGAGCTGGGAGAGTTGGAGCCTGACCCTTTGAGCCTCATCTTTCCTCATGGCCTCGGCGACCAGAAACCAAATCATGAAGACTCTGAAGACAAAGATTTAGATCCCTTCAGCCTGTTCGAATGGTCTGAGAGTTCATTTTCAGGAGCCAGGAGGGGTTTATAG